From the genome of Cytobacillus firmus, one region includes:
- a CDS encoding YlbF family regulator, which yields MLATLERMAILDKADELAAMIIESEEAEHYRKSLYKLKNSRETQRKIQDFIKMKELYEEVQRFGKYHPEYKRVMMSIRELKRDMDMDIHVAEFRRAETGLQTLLDEVSMLIGRSVSEHIKVPTGNPFFESSCGGGCGSGGSCGCS from the coding sequence TTGCTTGCTACATTAGAAAGAATGGCTATTTTGGACAAAGCTGACGAACTTGCAGCGATGATTATAGAATCTGAGGAAGCGGAACATTACCGCAAAAGTTTATATAAATTAAAGAACAGCCGGGAAACTCAAAGGAAGATACAGGATTTTATCAAAATGAAAGAACTGTATGAAGAAGTTCAGCGATTTGGCAAATATCATCCAGAGTATAAGAGGGTGATGATGTCTATTAGAGAGCTGAAGCGCGACATGGACATGGATATCCATGTGGCGGAATTCAGAAGAGCAGAGACCGGCCTGCAAACCCTCTTGGATGAGGTAAGCATGCTGATAGGACGTTCTGTATCCGAACACATTAAAGTTCCCACCGGCAATCCTTTCTTTGAATCAAGCTGCGGAGGAGGCTGTGGTTCTGGAGGCAGCTGTGGCTGTTCTTAG
- a CDS encoding YlbG family protein, producing MLGQRQGIIVWLYSLKQAKMLRRFGNVHYVSKRLKYVVLYCDLADTETIMEKINSYSFVKKVEPSYKPFLKTEFENSKPDKAKEYDYKMGI from the coding sequence ATGCTTGGTCAAAGGCAAGGTATAATCGTATGGCTTTATTCTTTAAAGCAGGCAAAAATGTTAAGAAGATTTGGAAATGTTCATTATGTTTCAAAACGGCTCAAATATGTAGTGCTATACTGTGATCTTGCAGATACGGAAACAATTATGGAGAAGATAAATTCATATTCTTTTGTTAAAAAAGTTGAACCATCCTATAAGCCGTTCCTTAAAACGGAATTTGAAAATTCCAAACCGGACAAGGCTAAAGAATATGATTATAAGATGGGAATATAA
- a CDS encoding DUF7147 family protein — protein sequence MIQRFIEIGEGYSDIYELIEIARANKHRLSHMAAFHTSINNREMTSLAVILKPTDPGEFQPLYICREGIPNPKSVPNKRYDLFEDAAKEMNKEIIQLTVKPSAIFNEKELYYQYLIGILRLNHFIAPLH from the coding sequence TTGATACAGCGTTTTATAGAAATTGGCGAGGGATACTCAGATATTTATGAATTAATTGAAATTGCGCGGGCGAACAAGCATCGATTGTCCCACATGGCCGCTTTCCATACGAGCATCAATAATAGAGAAATGACATCCCTGGCAGTCATATTAAAGCCGACAGACCCGGGAGAATTTCAGCCGTTATATATTTGCCGTGAAGGGATTCCGAATCCAAAGTCAGTGCCAAATAAAAGGTATGATTTATTCGAGGACGCTGCGAAAGAAATGAATAAAGAAATTATTCAGCTGACAGTAAAGCCTTCTGCTATTTTTAATGAAAAGGAATTATATTATCAATATTTGATTGGAATTCTAAGGCTTAATCATTTTATTGCACCTTTGCATTAG
- a CDS encoding stalk domain-containing protein, producing MWKASLFIFLILSGIISGMVLWQWQAYSEHAIAKKSSRAITQEIIVETHPKELKITQKLNGLVARKGYRLDIPDTLFKWNCKTGTGKACDSADESHYTFFSADDQMIFEYTVPINEKKKAFLLTDWFVKIPGIKAEGLSISISDSFKREGSWAAGIKLKAQKKLDHIDYYYFEGYGNVTSLYWQAEPLLKTAINNTDAYTAGIRAASLDFKKLNDIGNVPFMSIILTDRYPEYMDENILIAPPHIKVGELEKKLIALQFKRKFADGYPDWIIDAFAAGLLDLKPGSTKGRIALKELQGELTEDELKNYLINVFQADSLDAEKLDKLLGNAKGLHTQFFTMNINNEAPLAPLYFQEEKNLWVSGAEKASINLVYRDGKIFLPFTAAMQALGYEVKVLSGEETLLVSKGKNSYRFYLNKNVFIYNEEDYGLLMNPLTRQNGTVWMEIQWFKALFGVTAEEREGGIHLTP from the coding sequence ATGTGGAAGGCATCTTTATTTATTTTTTTAATTTTGTCTGGAATTATTTCAGGTATGGTGCTGTGGCAGTGGCAGGCTTATTCTGAGCATGCGATTGCCAAGAAGAGTTCCCGGGCGATTACACAGGAAATCATAGTTGAAACGCATCCGAAAGAGCTAAAAATCACTCAAAAGTTAAACGGACTTGTTGCCCGAAAAGGATATAGGCTTGATATCCCTGACACCCTATTTAAATGGAATTGCAAAACTGGAACCGGAAAAGCCTGTGATTCAGCAGACGAAAGTCATTATACATTTTTTTCTGCTGATGATCAGATGATATTTGAGTATACTGTACCGATAAATGAAAAGAAGAAAGCATTCTTGTTAACGGATTGGTTTGTTAAAATCCCCGGAATAAAGGCTGAAGGCTTGTCCATATCAATTTCGGATTCTTTCAAAAGAGAGGGATCCTGGGCTGCGGGAATCAAGCTAAAAGCCCAAAAGAAATTAGATCATATCGATTATTATTATTTCGAGGGCTATGGAAATGTTACATCACTTTACTGGCAAGCGGAACCGCTTTTGAAGACAGCTATAAACAACACAGATGCATACACAGCAGGTATTCGGGCAGCCAGCTTGGATTTTAAAAAACTGAATGACATCGGGAATGTTCCATTTATGTCGATTATCCTTACCGATCGCTATCCTGAATATATGGATGAAAATATCCTGATTGCACCTCCACACATTAAAGTTGGCGAGCTGGAAAAAAAGCTTATAGCTTTGCAGTTTAAGAGAAAATTTGCAGATGGCTATCCTGACTGGATTATTGATGCATTCGCAGCAGGATTATTGGATTTAAAACCCGGCTCAACGAAAGGAAGAATAGCCCTGAAGGAATTGCAGGGAGAGTTGACCGAAGATGAACTAAAAAATTATCTTATTAATGTATTCCAGGCGGATTCTCTGGATGCAGAAAAGCTGGACAAGCTTTTAGGCAATGCTAAAGGTCTTCACACACAATTTTTCACGATGAATATCAATAACGAAGCACCGCTTGCCCCGCTGTATTTTCAGGAAGAAAAAAACTTATGGGTATCTGGTGCTGAGAAGGCGAGCATAAATTTAGTATATAGGGATGGGAAGATCTTTCTGCCATTTACAGCCGCGATGCAGGCATTAGGATATGAAGTCAAGGTCCTTTCCGGTGAGGAAACGCTGCTTGTGTCAAAAGGGAAGAACAGTTATCGGTTTTATTTGAATAAAAATGTTTTTATCTATAATGAAGAAGATTATGGATTGCTTATGAATCCATTAACCAGGCAAAACGGAACTGTATGGATGGAAATCCAATGGTTTAAAGCACTTTTCGGAGTGACTGCTGAAGAAAGAGAAGGCGGGATTCACCTGACGCCCTAA
- the rsmD gene encoding 16S rRNA (guanine(966)-N(2))-methyltransferase RsmD, with the protein MRVVSGTRKGKILKAVPGSSTRPTTDKVKEAIFNIIGPYFEGGQGLDLFAGSGGLGIEALSRGAEKVIFVDRDGKAIQTIHENIRNCDFEEKAEIYRNDADRALKAILKRDLAFDYIFLDPPYRKQQLLKLLNVIDENNLLSDQGTILCEHGSDVELPETVGRLVQQKHESYGIISISIYSWAE; encoded by the coding sequence ATGCGAGTGGTATCGGGAACTAGAAAAGGAAAGATATTAAAAGCTGTTCCGGGCAGCTCAACCCGTCCGACTACTGATAAAGTAAAAGAAGCTATTTTTAATATAATTGGGCCTTATTTTGAAGGTGGCCAAGGGCTTGATCTATTTGCAGGCAGCGGCGGCCTTGGCATTGAAGCTCTGAGCAGAGGAGCAGAGAAGGTCATTTTTGTGGATAGGGACGGAAAGGCCATTCAGACCATCCATGAAAATATTCGGAATTGCGATTTTGAAGAAAAGGCGGAAATATATCGAAATGATGCGGATCGTGCACTCAAGGCAATTTTAAAAAGAGATCTGGCTTTTGATTATATATTTCTCGATCCGCCATACCGCAAGCAGCAGCTGCTTAAGCTTCTCAATGTAATTGATGAGAATAATCTGCTTTCGGATCAGGGAACGATTCTATGCGAACATGGATCAGATGTGGAGCTCCCTGAAACTGTTGGAAGACTAGTTCAGCAGAAACATGAGAGTTATGGGATAATTTCAATTTCTATTTACAGCTGGGCTGAATAA
- the coaD gene encoding pantetheine-phosphate adenylyltransferase encodes MGGIAVCPGSFDPITYGHLDIIKRAAKVFEQVYVVVLNNSSKNPLFSVEERIQLIEEVTKDLKNVKVDSFQGLLMDYAKSVNANAVIRGLRAVSDFEYEMQITSMNRVLNDEVETFFIMTNNQYSFLSSSIVKEVAKYNGDISELVPDIVEKALKNKFQ; translated from the coding sequence ATGGGAGGCATCGCGGTTTGTCCAGGCAGCTTCGATCCAATTACTTACGGCCATCTGGATATTATTAAAAGAGCGGCAAAGGTATTCGAACAGGTTTATGTAGTTGTATTAAATAATTCTTCAAAAAACCCTCTTTTTAGTGTTGAAGAAAGAATTCAGCTGATAGAGGAAGTTACAAAGGATCTTAAGAATGTTAAAGTCGATTCATTTCAGGGGCTGCTGATGGATTATGCAAAATCGGTAAATGCAAATGCTGTTATTCGAGGCCTTCGCGCAGTTTCTGATTTTGAATATGAAATGCAGATCACATCCATGAACAGAGTCTTAAATGATGAAGTGGAAACCTTTTTTATTATGACTAACAATCAATATTCGTTTTTAAGCTCAAGCATTGTGAAAGAAGTGGCAAAATACAACGGGGACATATCAGAACTAGTTCCTGACATTGTTGAAAAAGCTCTAAAAAACAAGTTTCAATAA
- the ylbJ gene encoding sporulation integral membrane protein YlbJ, whose translation MFRSKLKTVTLALSVTLMAISLISFPQESVDASIRGLDMWWEIVFPSLLPFFIVSEMLIGFGVVKFIGVLLEPLMRPLFRVPGVGGFVWAMGMASGYPAGAKLTARLRQEGQLSKTEAERLVSFTNCSNPLFIFGAVSVGFFNNAKLGVILALAHYLGNITVGLLMRFYGKKPKQPSHGARTLKPSLRAALSALHRTRIKDNRPIGKLLGDAVMSSIQTLLMIGGFIILFSVINKLLFHIGITAFLAKGLEAVLSIFSLPAELSIPFISGLFEITLGSQMTSQVQQATLMHQVIIVSFILAFSGFSVQAQVASILAQTDINFKPFFFARIVHGFAAAFYAFILWQPIYERYYNTEQPSNAIPVGFFEKYSFLGKLMDGFVSSGPIITILALSVYTLMLARRLDRK comes from the coding sequence GTGTTTCGTTCCAAATTAAAAACGGTTACTCTTGCACTCTCTGTAACCTTAATGGCCATCTCATTAATTTCATTTCCCCAGGAATCGGTTGATGCATCCATCAGGGGATTAGATATGTGGTGGGAAATCGTCTTCCCTTCATTGCTGCCTTTCTTCATAGTATCAGAAATGCTGATCGGCTTTGGTGTAGTTAAATTCATTGGAGTACTTCTTGAACCTTTGATGAGGCCTCTTTTCCGAGTACCTGGAGTTGGCGGGTTTGTCTGGGCAATGGGTATGGCTTCAGGCTATCCGGCCGGGGCAAAACTGACCGCAAGATTGCGGCAGGAGGGACAGCTCTCAAAAACAGAAGCAGAGCGCCTGGTTTCCTTTACTAATTGTTCAAATCCTTTGTTTATATTCGGTGCCGTTTCGGTTGGTTTTTTTAATAATGCCAAGCTTGGTGTGATATTGGCTTTGGCACATTATCTGGGCAATATAACCGTCGGTTTATTAATGAGGTTCTATGGAAAGAAGCCCAAGCAGCCTTCCCATGGTGCAAGGACGTTAAAACCATCTTTAAGGGCTGCCTTATCAGCTCTTCATCGGACAAGAATAAAAGATAATCGTCCGATAGGCAAGCTTCTTGGTGATGCAGTCATGTCTTCCATCCAGACACTTCTGATGATCGGCGGATTTATCATTTTATTCTCTGTTATTAACAAGCTCCTATTTCACATTGGAATCACGGCATTCCTTGCTAAAGGTTTAGAAGCCGTATTGTCAATATTCAGCCTGCCAGCAGAATTAAGCATCCCATTCATCTCAGGTTTGTTTGAAATAACACTTGGCAGCCAGATGACAAGCCAGGTTCAGCAGGCAACATTAATGCACCAGGTCATCATTGTCAGTTTCATACTCGCTTTCAGCGGATTCAGCGTACAGGCTCAGGTGGCGAGCATCCTGGCACAAACTGATATTAACTTCAAGCCTTTCTTCTTCGCAAGAATTGTTCATGGCTTTGCAGCTGCATTTTATGCATTCATTCTTTGGCAGCCAATTTATGAACGCTATTACAATACAGAGCAGCCATCCAATGCCATTCCAGTCGGCTTCTTTGAGAAATACTCGTTTCTCGGTAAATTAATGGATGGATTCGTCTCATCCGGACCGATTATTACCATACTCGCACTTTCAGTTTATACATTAATGCTCGCCAGGCGTTTGGATAGGAAGTAA
- a CDS encoding patatin-like phospholipase family protein, translating to MQRPKIGLALGSGGARGFAHLGAIKVFKEAGIPIDYIAGSSMGAMVGCFYGAGLDVDRLYKLSKAFKRKYYLDFTVPKMGFVAGKRVKELIRIFTHGKNLEDLDIPVNVVATDLMTGEKIVFKSGPISDAVRASISIPGIFVPEKLNGRLLVDGGVVDRVPVSVVKEMGADIVIAIDVSHVKTNAEITSIYDVIMQSLDIMQMELVSHREIASDFMIKPRVEMYSSRAFTNIEEIIKIGEEEAKKHIDSIYHYITKWKEHPDS from the coding sequence TTGCAGCGTCCGAAAATAGGTTTGGCACTTGGTTCGGGAGGAGCTCGGGGATTCGCCCACCTGGGTGCGATCAAGGTCTTCAAGGAGGCCGGCATACCGATTGATTATATTGCCGGCAGCAGCATGGGTGCCATGGTAGGCTGCTTTTATGGGGCGGGGCTGGATGTTGATCGTTTATATAAGCTTTCCAAAGCATTTAAAAGGAAGTATTATTTAGATTTTACAGTTCCTAAAATGGGTTTTGTGGCAGGGAAACGAGTAAAGGAACTGATCCGTATATTTACTCATGGAAAAAACCTCGAGGACCTCGATATTCCTGTTAATGTTGTGGCCACAGATTTAATGACTGGTGAAAAAATTGTTTTTAAAAGCGGGCCCATTTCTGATGCTGTTAGGGCAAGCATATCCATCCCGGGTATATTTGTGCCTGAAAAATTAAATGGCCGTCTTCTAGTGGACGGAGGAGTAGTGGACAGGGTTCCTGTGTCAGTTGTTAAGGAAATGGGAGCTGATATCGTCATCGCTATCGATGTTTCACATGTAAAAACAAATGCGGAAATCACCTCAATCTATGACGTAATCATGCAAAGTCTGGATATCATGCAGATGGAGCTTGTCAGTCACCGGGAAATTGCTTCTGATTTTATGATTAAACCCAGGGTGGAAATGTATAGCTCCCGCGCATTTACAAATATTGAAGAAATCATCAAAATTGGTGAAGAAGAAGCAAAAAAGCATATTGACAGTATTTATCATTACATAACTAAATGGAAGGAGCATCCTGATTCATGA
- a CDS encoding SepM family pheromone-processing serine protease, producing MRSKFYTRSFLILAVILVASSFYYLPYYVSKPGMAKELEPIIEVENGYEEQGSFMLTTVRMGRANIYAYMAAKFSKYQELYPVEEIRAENETDEEYNVRQLHMMATSKLAAIETAYKKAGLPIQYLYNGVYVLNVLPDMPADGKLQAGDRIFKVDGREFKSSDEFISAVSNKQEGSEITLTFERQDKTMETSIPLITLEETGKPGVGITLVDDKEIEVEPAVNIDSEEIGGPSAGLMFSLEIYNQLIKEDLTGGYKIAGTGTINSEGTVGRIGGIEQKIVAADKAGAEIFLAPNENGAEDSNYKAAAATARDIKTDMKIVPVDTFDDAVEYLRNLD from the coding sequence ATGAGAAGCAAATTTTATACCCGTTCCTTCTTGATTTTGGCAGTTATCCTTGTGGCCAGTTCGTTTTATTATCTGCCTTATTACGTATCAAAGCCGGGTATGGCAAAAGAACTCGAACCGATTATTGAGGTGGAAAACGGCTATGAAGAACAAGGAAGCTTCATGCTGACTACTGTAAGAATGGGCCGGGCGAATATATATGCATATATGGCTGCCAAATTCAGCAAGTATCAGGAATTGTATCCTGTGGAAGAAATACGGGCCGAAAATGAAACAGATGAAGAGTATAATGTAAGGCAGCTTCATATGATGGCAACTTCCAAACTGGCTGCTATTGAAACTGCCTATAAAAAAGCCGGCCTGCCCATTCAGTATCTTTATAATGGCGTATATGTCCTTAATGTGCTGCCTGATATGCCCGCTGACGGCAAACTTCAGGCAGGTGACCGCATCTTTAAAGTGGACGGCAGGGAGTTCAAATCCTCAGATGAATTTATCAGCGCTGTCTCCAATAAGCAGGAGGGCAGTGAAATAACACTAACTTTTGAACGGCAGGATAAAACGATGGAAACCTCGATTCCTTTAATAACACTTGAGGAAACAGGAAAACCTGGCGTGGGGATCACTCTCGTTGACGACAAAGAAATAGAGGTCGAACCGGCTGTAAATATTGACAGTGAAGAAATTGGCGGCCCTTCTGCCGGACTGATGTTTTCTCTTGAAATTTACAATCAGCTAATAAAAGAAGATTTGACGGGAGGCTATAAAATAGCCGGTACCGGAACAATCAATTCCGAAGGGACAGTCGGGAGAATAGGCGGGATCGAGCAAAAAATAGTAGCAGCAGACAAAGCAGGAGCAGAAATTTTCCTTGCGCCTAATGAAAATGGTGCAGAAGACTCCAATTACAAAGCAGCTGCTGCAACAGCCAGGGATATTAAGACCGATATGAAAATCGTTCCGGTGGATACTTTTGATGATGCAGTGGAATATTTAAGAAACCTGGATTAA
- a CDS encoding nucleotidyltransferase translates to MKATGVIVEYNPFHNGHAFHLEQAKNISGAETIIVVMSGNFLQRGEPALVSKWKRAEMALKAGADIVFELPYQFAVQQADIFASGAVSILEAAGCSSLCFGSESGNMESFHQTLSFLGKHHAAYQEKVRVHLDAGVSYPKASSLAFLDLNPEDELVDLSKPNNILGFQYLNSARRINSSMQLFTVARKSAGYHDEQFSSESIASATSIRKALFTGKGEIEGIRQYVPETTYQGLLQYKKEFGAFNQWEQYWPFLKFRLIHLKPEQLRCIYEMEEGLEHRFLSAAIQAESFQQFMEKIKTKRYTWTRLQRACVHILTNTEKTQMPNKPLKAEYLRLLGMSKNGRKYLNKYKSDLKLPLISRISSHAAQQLHLDIKASRVYAMGINAPEERNLMQQEFNQPPIMVD, encoded by the coding sequence ATGAAAGCAACAGGTGTAATTGTAGAATATAATCCTTTTCATAATGGCCATGCCTTCCATTTGGAGCAGGCCAAAAATATTTCAGGTGCAGAAACCATTATTGTGGTCATGAGCGGCAACTTTCTGCAGCGAGGAGAACCAGCGTTAGTTTCAAAATGGAAACGGGCAGAAATGGCACTAAAGGCGGGTGCAGATATTGTATTTGAACTTCCCTACCAGTTTGCTGTTCAGCAGGCAGATATTTTCGCAAGCGGAGCAGTATCCATACTCGAAGCAGCCGGCTGCAGCAGCTTATGCTTCGGGAGTGAATCCGGCAATATGGAAAGCTTTCACCAAACGCTGTCATTTCTCGGAAAACATCATGCTGCCTACCAGGAAAAGGTCAGAGTACACCTTGATGCAGGAGTCAGCTATCCAAAAGCATCATCCTTGGCATTCCTTGATTTGAACCCTGAAGATGAATTGGTTGACCTTTCAAAACCGAATAACATTCTTGGGTTTCAATATTTAAATTCAGCCCGCAGGATCAATTCATCTATGCAGCTGTTTACAGTTGCAAGAAAAAGCGCAGGATATCATGACGAACAATTTTCTTCTGAATCTATAGCAAGTGCGACAAGCATAAGAAAAGCACTTTTTACCGGGAAAGGAGAAATCGAAGGCATTCGCCAATATGTTCCGGAAACTACATATCAGGGTTTACTTCAATATAAAAAAGAGTTTGGTGCGTTTAATCAATGGGAACAATACTGGCCATTTTTAAAATTCCGCCTGATTCATCTAAAGCCGGAACAGTTAAGATGTATTTATGAAATGGAAGAAGGCTTGGAGCATAGGTTTTTATCAGCAGCAATTCAGGCAGAAAGCTTTCAGCAATTCATGGAAAAGATCAAAACAAAGAGGTACACATGGACAAGGCTACAACGGGCTTGTGTACATATTCTTACGAATACAGAAAAAACACAGATGCCCAATAAACCATTAAAAGCCGAATATCTTCGTCTTTTGGGGATGTCCAAGAATGGCAGGAAGTATTTAAACAAGTATAAGTCTGACTTAAAGCTTCCGCTGATATCAAGAATTTCATCACACGCTGCACAGCAGCTGCATTTGGATATCAAAGCCTCACGGGTATATGCAATGGGCATTAATGCTCCTGAGGAACGAAATCTTATGCAGCAGGAATTTAACCAGCCTCCCATTATGGTTGACTAA
- a CDS encoding YceD family protein — MKWTLSQLQKYRSKDFPIDETVNADEVMKLNPEIRGASPMHVTGRADIDSAKVTFHLTIKGHLILPCSRTLVDVNYPINVETTETFLLKGPDYETEEEVHQVKGDVIDLNPILHEILLLEVPMQVFCEDSSEEGAPQSGKDWEVIHEQDKQDKVDPRLAGLAQFFDQNDPSSDS; from the coding sequence ATGAAATGGACTTTAAGTCAGTTACAAAAATATCGAAGCAAGGACTTTCCCATTGATGAAACTGTCAATGCTGATGAGGTCATGAAATTGAATCCGGAAATACGCGGTGCATCACCAATGCATGTGACTGGCCGTGCGGATATCGATTCTGCCAAAGTGACCTTTCATTTAACTATAAAGGGTCATTTAATACTGCCTTGTTCTCGTACTTTAGTTGACGTAAATTATCCAATTAATGTTGAAACAACTGAAACTTTCCTCTTAAAAGGTCCCGATTATGAGACTGAAGAGGAAGTTCACCAGGTAAAAGGGGATGTGATTGATTTAAATCCGATCCTTCATGAGATCCTTTTACTCGAAGTCCCAATGCAAGTTTTCTGCGAAGACAGCAGTGAAGAGGGAGCTCCGCAATCCGGTAAGGATTGGGAGGTCATTCATGAGCAGGATAAACAGGATAAAGTAGATCCTCGTCTTGCCGGACTTGCTCAATTTTTTGATCAGAATGATCCTTCTTCCGATTCATAA
- the rpmF gene encoding 50S ribosomal protein L32 has product MAVPFRRTSKTAKRKRRTHFKLQVPGMVECPNCGEMKLAHRVCKACGTYKGKEVVND; this is encoded by the coding sequence ATGGCTGTACCTTTTAGAAGAACATCTAAAACTGCGAAGAGAAAACGTCGTACCCATTTTAAATTACAGGTTCCTGGTATGGTGGAATGCCCAAACTGTGGTGAAATGAAACTTGCTCACCGCGTTTGCAAAGCTTGCGGAACTTACAAAGGAAAAGAAGTAGTTAACGACTAA
- a CDS encoding enoyl-CoA hydratase/isomerase family protein yields the protein MKPYIIEEYENGLLIFRINRPEKRNAINYEVMDGLETAIHMAGKQSVKVLAITGEGDQAFCSGGDLSSFHSLKTENEAFGMLSRMAALLKKLLFLRKPTIAILNGTAIGGGCELAAACDYRIAKAGIKAGFIQGTLAITTGWGGGSIIMEKMLPANAMRMLMEGKLYTEGELKELGFVHSVFQGDSTDGCLSFLERMLRLESEVLEAYKDLLVNKWANAGLEERIDQEVRRCSVLWEGEAHHAKVDSFLNKP from the coding sequence ATGAAACCTTACATAATTGAAGAATATGAGAATGGACTGTTAATTTTCAGGATTAACAGGCCTGAAAAAAGAAATGCCATAAACTATGAGGTTATGGATGGTCTGGAGACCGCAATTCATATGGCTGGTAAGCAATCAGTTAAGGTGCTTGCGATTACGGGTGAGGGAGACCAGGCTTTTTGCTCAGGAGGGGATCTATCTTCCTTTCACAGTTTAAAGACAGAAAATGAAGCCTTTGGAATGCTAAGCAGAATGGCTGCTCTTTTAAAAAAATTGCTATTCTTGCGTAAACCAACTATTGCCATATTGAATGGAACAGCTATCGGCGGAGGCTGTGAGCTGGCTGCTGCATGTGATTACCGAATTGCTAAAGCGGGAATAAAAGCAGGTTTCATTCAGGGAACTTTAGCCATTACAACCGGCTGGGGCGGCGGTTCCATTATTATGGAAAAGATGCTTCCTGCCAATGCGATGAGAATGCTGATGGAAGGAAAATTATATACTGAAGGGGAATTAAAAGAATTAGGTTTCGTACATTCAGTCTTTCAGGGGGATTCAACCGATGGGTGTCTGAGTTTTCTGGAAAGAATGCTCAGACTTGAGAGTGAGGTATTGGAAGCTTATAAAGATCTTCTTGTAAATAAGTGGGCGAATGCAGGCTTAGAAGAGAGAATTGACCAGGAAGTGCGCCGCTGTTCGGTTTTATGGGAAGGAGAAGCACACCATGCCAAAGTTGACAGCTTCCTGAATAAGCCATAA